One window of the Candoia aspera isolate rCanAsp1 chromosome 16, rCanAsp1.hap2, whole genome shotgun sequence genome contains the following:
- the PIERCE1 gene encoding piercer of microtubule wall 1 protein produces the protein MSQEEPEPEAAAASLRGTDEGSAAPRTSDHYRVSEDLPARFNHPGWFRGYRVKERNPLFRTTNMDYGGKPPTVHEMPTSFHVSPHTFSNHFIKFGMYRNTGINTAMEKSYVTGPDNFITYLDTHNFHPSYRIGGPSLCE, from the exons ATGTCCCAGGAAGAGCCCGAGCCGGAGGCAGCAGCCGCCTCCTTGCGCGGGACGGACGAAGGGAGCGCGGCCCCGAGAACCAGCGACCACTACCGAGTGAGTGAGGACTTACCTGCCCGGTTCAACCACCCGGGATGGTTTCGAGGTTACAG AGTGAAAGAGCGCAATCCATTGTTCAGGACAACCAACATGGATTATGGAGGAAAACCACCAACAGTTCATGAGATGCCG ACCAGCTTCCATGTCAGTCCACACACCTTCTCCAATCATTTCATCAAGTTTGGCATGTACAGGAACACTGGGATCAACACTGCCATGGAGAAGAGCTACGTGACTGGCCCTGACAACTTCATCACTTACTTGGACACCCACAACTTCCACCCCAGTTACCGAATTGGAGGACCCTCCCTTTGCGAGTAA